From one Cynocephalus volans isolate mCynVol1 chromosome X, mCynVol1.pri, whole genome shotgun sequence genomic stretch:
- the LOC134368592 gene encoding LOW QUALITY PROTEIN: phosphatidylinositol-binding clathrin assembly protein-like (The sequence of the model RefSeq protein was modified relative to this genomic sequence to represent the inferred CDS: substituted 1 base at 1 genomic stop codon): MKEPSCGERHLQDQAFTSASSSRGASHAYVEEEGSPRHTHGVFCIQGCPPGDPQRAQGAQAETLGLCPACSRQPPPGDTRTRGVVWILSSNRLEAHLIQYTNETNMSVQHLADVLHRKTRSSNWVVVFKALVTVHHLMVHGNERFIQHLASRPSFFTLHSFLDISVIEGYTMSAFIRRYSRYLNEXSLAYRLMASDVTKSKRGRDGVIRAMSTEQLLKTLPVIQTQLDALLNFNANPDELTNGIIRAAFMLLFRDALRLFAAYNEGILNLLDKFFDMRKNQCEESLGIYMNFLGKTTKLTQFLEVAEQVGIDQSNIPNLIQPPRSSLEALKQHLASLEEKNISPPCSKTTVAERERAGEAQAQPGSTQCWTLEARKQPHVVQIKQLQEAGPDLASTKRFVKEPVLAT; encoded by the exons ATGAAGGAACCGTCGTGTGGTGAGCGCCACCTGCAGGACCAGGCCTTCACCTCGGCGTCCTCATCTAGGGGTGCCAGTCACGCTTACGTGGAAGAGGAGGGCAGCCCGCGCCACACTCATGGGGTCTTCTGCATCCAAGGCTGCCCTCCAGGCGACCCCCAAAGAGCCCAGGGAGCCCAAGCCGAAACACTTGGCCT GTGCCCGGCGTGCTCCCGCCAGCCTCCCCCTGGCGACACCCGCACGCGAGGCGTCGTGTGGATTCTCAGTTCCAATCGTCTCGAAGCAC ATCTAATACAGTACACCAATGAAACAAATATGAGCGTTCAACATCTGGCTGATGTTCTTCATAGGAAAACGAGGAGCAGTAACTGGGTGGTGGTGTTCAAAGCTCTGGTTACTGTGCATCATCTCATGGTCCACGGAAATGAG CGTTTCATCCAACATCTTGCATCTCGACCCTCTTTCTTCACGTTACACAGCTTCCTGGATATAAGCGTCATAGAAG gttataCGATGTCAGCCTTCATCAGACGGTACAGCAGGTATTTGAATGAATAGTCACTCGCATACAGACTGATGGCATCTGACGTTACAAAAAGCAAGAGAGG gAGAGACGGTGTGATAAGAGCTATGAGTACTGAACAGCTGCTAAAGACGCTTCCAGTTATTCAAACCCAGCTGGATGctcttcttaattttaat gcAAATCCTGATGAACTAACTAATGGTATAATACGTGCTGCTTTTATGCTTCTCTTTAGAGATGCTCTTCGTCTCTTTGCAGCCTATAATGAAGGGATCCTTAATCTGCTAG acaaGTTTTTTGACATGAGGAAGAACCAGTGCGAGGAGAGTTTGGGGATTTACATGAACTTCCTCGGAAAAACAACCAAATTGACACAGTTCCTGGAGGTTGCAGAG CAAGTTGGAATTGACCAGAGCAACATTCCAAATCTTATTCAG CCACCCCGGAGTTCCCTTGAAGCACTAAAACAGCATTTAGCttctttggaagagaaaaacatttcaccACCTTGCAG CAAGACGACGGTCGCTGAGAGGGAGCGTGCGGGAGAAGCGCAGGCACAGCCGGGCTCTACTCAGTGCTGGACACTCGAGGCCAGGAAGCAGCCGCACGTCGTGCAGATAAAGCAGTTGCAGGAAGCGGGGCCGGATCTCGCCAGCACAAAACGGTTTGTTAAGGAGCCCGTGCTTGCAACCTGA